One genomic segment of Primulina tabacum isolate GXHZ01 chromosome 9, ASM2559414v2, whole genome shotgun sequence includes these proteins:
- the LOC142555088 gene encoding alpha-glucan phosphorylase, H isozyme, translating into MAPTVETDGRATVDTGLPSKVPAIAHPLAEDPTEIASNIKYHTLYSPHFSPFKFDLEQAYYATAESVRDRLIQQWNDTYRHYHKTNPKQTYYLSMEYLQGRALTNAVGNLDIQVAYADALKQLGHELEDIVEQEKDAALGNGGLGRLASCFLDSMATLNLPAWGYGLRYRYGLFKQRITKAGQEEIAEDWLEKFSPWEVVRHDVVYPINFFGHVEVLPSGSRKWVGGEVLKAVAYDVPIPGYKTRNTNSLRLWEAKASAEDFNLFQFNDGQYESSAQLHSRAQQICAVLYPGDATEDGKLLRLKQQFFLCSASLQDIISRFKERENEKSEIQWSEFPAKVAVQLNDTHPTLAIPELMRLLMDDEGLGWDDSWDITTRTIAYTNHTVLPEALEKWSQAVMWKLLPRHMEIITEIDKRFIAMIKFTKPDLEGNLPALRILDDNPQKAVVRMANLCVVSSHTVNGVAQLHSDILKAELFSDYVSIWPAKFQNKTNGITPRRWLRFCNPDLSQIISKWLKTDQWVTNLDLLTNLRQFADNADFHAEWESAKFASKERLAQYVLQVTGVSIDPNTLFDIQVKRIHEYKRQLLNILGVVYRYKKLKEMKPEDRKNTTPRTIMIGGKAFATYTNAKRIVKLVNDVGAVVNTDPEVNSFLKVVFVPNYNVSVAEILIPGSELSQHISTAGMEASGTSNMKFALNGCLIIGTLDGANVEIREEIGETNFFLFGATADEVPGLRKDREKGLFKPDPRFEEAKQFIRSGAFGSYDYNPLLESLEGNSGYGCGDYFLVGHDFPSYMDAQETVDEAYKDRKRWIRMSILSTAGSGKFSSDRTISQYATEIWNIKECPCPGSVA; encoded by the exons ATGGCACCTACAGTGGAGACCGATGGTAGGGCAACTGTTGATACTGGACTTCCATCAAAAGTTCCGGCTATTGCCCATCCGCTGGCCGAAGACCCAACTGAGATTGCATCGAATATAAAGTACCATACACTATATAGCCCTCATTTTTCACCTTTCAAGTTTGATCTGGAGCAAGCATACTATGCAACAGCAGAGAGTGTCCGTGATCGGCTCATACAG CAATGGAATGATACTTATCGTCATTATCACAAAACCAACCCAAAGCAGACGTACTATTTATCCATGGAATATCTTCAAGGACGAGCTTTGACCAATGCAGTTGGAAACCTGGATATTCAAGTTGCTTATGCTGATGCTTTAAAGCAATTGGGTCATGAACTTGAGGACATTGTGGAGCAG GAAAAAGATGCTGCACTTGGAAATGGTGGTCTTGGGAGGCTTGCTTCGTGTTTTCTGGACTCAATGGCAACGTTGAATTTACCTGCTTGGGGATATGGTTTGAGGTACAGATATGGTCTATTCAAGCAGCGGATCACCAAAGCAGGCCAAGAGGAAATTGCAGAAGACTGGTTGGAG AAGTTCAGTCCCTGGGAAGTGGTCCGGCATGATGTTGTCTACCCCATAAATTTTTTTGGTCATGTTGAGGTTCTTCCCTCCGGATC CCGAAAGTGGGTTGGTGGCGAGGTATTGAAAGCTGTCGCATATGATGTACCAATTCCTGGGTACAAAACCAGGAACACTAATAGTCTTCGTCTCTGGGAAGCAAAAGCTAGTGCTGAGGACTTTAACTTATTTCAGTTTAATGATGGACAGTATGAATCTTCTGCTCAGCTTCATTCACGGGCACAGCAG ATCTGTGCTGTCCTCTATCCGGGGGATGCTACAGAAGATGGAAAACTATTAAGACTCAAGCAACAGTTTTTCCTGTGCAGTGCGTCACTTCAG GATATTATATCCAGATTCAAGGAGAGGGAAAACGAAAAGAGTGAGATTCAGTGGTCTGAATTTCCGGCTAAGGTTGCAGTACAACTGAATGATACACATCCCACTCTTGCGATACCGGAGCTGATGCGTCTGTTAATGGATGATGAAGGGCTTGGATGGGATGATTCTTGGGATATCACCACAAG GACCATAGCTTATACAAACCACACGGTCCTTCCTGAAGCCCTGGAAAAATGGTCACAAGCTGTCATGTGGAAGCTCCTTCCACGTCATATGGAAATCATTACAGAAATCGACAAGAGG TTCATTGCAATGATAAAGTTCACAAAACCTGATCTTGAGGGAAACCTTCCTGCCCTGCGCATTTTGGATGATAACCCACAAAAGGCAGTAGTACGGATGGCCAATCTGTGTGTAGTGTCCTCTCACACG GTCAATGGTGTTGCTCAGCTACACAGTGATATCTTGAAGGCTGAGTTATTCTCTGATTATGTCTCTATATGGCCTGCCAAATTTCAAAACAAGACCAATGGTATAACCCCTCGTCGATGGCTCAGGTTTTGCAATCCTGATCTTAGTCAGATTATATCCAAATGGTTAAAAACAGATCAATGGGTGACTAATCTCGACTTACTCACAAATCTTCgccaa TTTGCTGATAATGCAGATTTCCATGCTGAGTGGGAATCAGCGAAGTTTGCCAGCAAAGAGCGTTTGGCACAATATGTACTGCAGGTTACTGGTGTGAGCATTGACCCAAATACACTCTTTGATATACAAGTCAAACGAATCCATGAATACAAAAGGCAGCTATTAAACATTTTGGGTGTTGTCTACAGGTACAAGAAATTGAAG GAGATGAAGCCTGAGGATCGTAAAAATACGACACCTCGCACCATCATGATCGGAGGAAAAGCGTTTGCTACGTATACAAATGCTAAAAGAATAGTTAAGCTTGTAAATGATGTAGGTGCTGTTGTAAACACCGATCCTGAGGTCAATAGCTTCTTAAAG GTTGTTTTTGTCCCCAATTATAATGTGTCTGTGGCAGAGATTCTTATTCCTGGAAGTGAGTTGTCACAGCATATCAGTACGGCAGGCATGGAGGCAAGTGGCACGAGTAACATGAAGTTTGCACTTAATGGATGCCTCATTATTGGAACACTAGATGGGGCTAATGTTGAGATCAGAGAAGAAATTGGGGAAAcaaatttctttctttttggAGCTACAGCAGATGAAGTTCCTGGCTTGCGTAAAGACAGAGAGAAAGGACTG TTTAAACCTGACCCTCGGTTTGAAGAGGCCAAACAATTTATAAGATCTGGGGCTTTTGGAAGCTATGATTATAATCCACTTCTTGAGTCACTCGAGGGAAATTCTGGCTATGGATGTGGCGATTATTTTCTTGTTGGTCATGACTTCCCAAGCTACATGGATGCTCAAGAAACAGTGGATGAAGCATACAA GGACAGGAAGAGATGGATAAGGATGTCCATTCTTAGCACCGCTGGTAGTGGAAAATTTAGCAGCGACCGCACAATTTCCCAGTATGCAACTGAAATTTGGAACATAAAGGAGTGCCCATGCCCGGGATCAGTAGCCTAA